A window of Acidimicrobiales bacterium contains these coding sequences:
- the rimP gene encoding ribosome maturation factor RimP, whose product MAIVDRVRDLVAPIIDAESVEIYDIEHQGGALRIFVEHPDGVSIDVIKRISRSISHLLDEADPIPGRYTLEVSSPGLERSLRTPEHFRKALGSVVKLKTRPDADGDRRVEGELTGVDDGGIEVSVDGDVRAVAFADISKARTVFEWGPTPKPGGPKKTESSEQSQSSEKPQIPEKPQIPEKKAPSS is encoded by the coding sequence ATGGCCATCGTCGACCGTGTTCGCGATCTCGTCGCTCCGATCATCGACGCCGAGTCGGTCGAGATCTACGACATCGAACACCAGGGTGGTGCGCTGCGCATCTTCGTCGAGCACCCCGATGGCGTCAGCATCGACGTGATCAAGCGCATCAGCCGCAGCATCAGCCATCTGCTCGACGAAGCCGACCCGATTCCCGGGCGCTACACGCTCGAGGTGTCGAGCCCCGGCCTCGAGCGCTCGCTGCGCACGCCCGAACACTTTCGCAAGGCCCTCGGCTCGGTCGTGAAGCTGAAGACCCGCCCCGACGCCGACGGAGATCGCCGTGTGGAAGGCGAGCTGACCGGCGTCGACGACGGCGGCATCGAGGTGTCCGTCGACGGCGATGTGCGCGCGGTGGCGTTCGCCGACATCTCCAAGGCCCGTACCGTGTTCGAATGGGGTCCCACCCCGAAGCCCGGCGGCCCCAAGAAGACCGAGTCCTCCGAGCAGTCCCAGTCCTCCGAGAAGCCCCAGATCCCCGAGAAGCCCCAGATCCCCGAGAAGAAGGCCCCGTCGTCATGA
- the ispG gene encoding flavodoxin-dependent (E)-4-hydroxy-3-methylbut-2-enyl-diphosphate synthase has protein sequence MEFTQSFPRRPTKQIMVGDVPVGGGAPITVQSMTVTKTADHEATLQQIYALAAAGADIVRCTCNEPEAAEGLARIVPRSPVPIVADIHHQYRRALEALEAGVHCLRLNPGNIKNPEHIKTVAREAKDRNVPIRIGVNGGSLHPDLYKKYGDRVTPEAMVESALQEIAYFDEVDFDLIKISVKASSVPLMIEAYRQLAEVTDHPLHLGVTEAGPPPIGTLKATAGMATLLAEGIGDTIRYSLTADPVEEAKAGRQLLETLGLRERKNIDLIACPSCGRAEVDVFTIAQDAMAAFGEREIPLQVAVMGCVVNGPGEARDADLGIAAGNKRGHLFVKGQNVMVVPEDEMVDTLVEWAEYIHEHGADAALERASATKDAARRAAEEDRERNLGEKGDDANDTETIIREIRRKPEST, from the coding sequence ATGGAGTTCACACAGAGCTTTCCGCGTCGGCCCACCAAGCAGATCATGGTGGGCGATGTTCCCGTCGGTGGGGGAGCGCCCATCACGGTCCAGTCGATGACGGTCACCAAGACGGCCGATCACGAGGCGACGCTCCAGCAGATCTACGCACTGGCGGCGGCCGGTGCCGACATCGTGCGCTGCACGTGCAACGAGCCCGAGGCGGCCGAGGGACTGGCCCGGATCGTGCCGCGATCCCCGGTCCCGATCGTCGCCGACATCCACCACCAGTACCGGCGGGCGCTCGAAGCGCTCGAAGCAGGTGTCCATTGCCTGCGGCTCAACCCGGGCAACATCAAGAACCCCGAGCACATCAAGACCGTGGCCCGCGAGGCCAAGGACCGCAACGTGCCCATTCGCATCGGGGTCAACGGCGGTTCGCTTCACCCCGATCTCTACAAGAAGTACGGCGACCGGGTGACCCCCGAGGCAATGGTCGAGTCGGCGCTCCAGGAGATCGCCTACTTCGACGAGGTCGACTTCGATCTGATCAAGATCTCGGTCAAGGCCTCGAGCGTGCCGTTGATGATCGAGGCGTATCGCCAACTCGCCGAGGTCACCGATCATCCCCTGCATCTCGGCGTCACCGAGGCGGGCCCACCGCCGATCGGCACGCTCAAGGCGACGGCGGGCATGGCCACCCTGCTGGCCGAGGGCATCGGCGACACGATCCGCTACTCGCTCACCGCCGACCCGGTCGAGGAAGCCAAGGCCGGCCGCCAGTTGCTCGAGACGCTGGGCCTGCGCGAGCGCAAGAACATCGACCTGATCGCCTGCCCGAGCTGCGGGCGAGCCGAGGTCGACGTGTTCACGATCGCCCAGGACGCCATGGCCGCCTTCGGTGAACGTGAGATCCCGTTGCAGGTCGCGGTGATGGGCTGCGTCGTGAACGGTCCCGGCGAAGCCCGCGACGCGGATCTCGGCATCGCGGCCGGCAACAAGCGTGGGCACCTGTTCGTCAAGGGCCAGAACGTGATGGTCGTGCCGGAGGACGAGATGGTCGACACCCTCGTCGAGTGGGCCGAGTACATCCACGAGCACGGCGCCGATGCCGCGCTCGAACGGGCGTCGGCCACCAAGGATGCGGCTCGCCGGGCCGCAGAAGAGGATCGGGAGCGCAACCTCGGAGAGAAGGGCGACGACGCCAACGACACCGAGACGATCATCCGCGAGATCCGGCGCAAGCCCGAGTCCACGTAG
- the infB gene encoding translation initiation factor IF-2 → MCSPLVYHKDFRRNVPSNIRVYELARELGLTNAETLDLAEGLGIGVKSHSSSIVDAQADRVRRKAEREGLIRDEQPPEPGKKPAKKAAKKSAKKTASKSTKKAAKKSAKAPDPEPAEDAVETPEVTDPVEVEAPAEAATPAEVEAPTEIAPAAEAAEPEVSEPVAETPAPEAPAEPEPAAPAPEAPAAPARVISSSGSGAPPKRTTEEPPPAAAPVVKKVVKKVVKKLVKKVAINPNVKPGDAPTSTSGKPIPPPPRSATGRAIPPPPGGRGPRTPAGAPSRSGPPSGGGMPGGRRPSGGPREQVPGAGAPGRGGPGGGRGGPGGPNQGRRPPRRKGRRRRSREELQPMDAPSYTPDDAPVPEGEIVVERASTALDLGPKLNRTAADVVRFMMEAGEMVTATQSLSDEMIELFADDVGAEIRLVDPGEEQEVELQKLLEVDDDDDDAPLRPPVITVMGHVDHGKTLLLDRIRDASVVEGEAGGITQHIGAYQVERDGQKITFIDTPGHEAFTAMRARGAGATDIVILMVAADDGVMPQTIEAINHAKAAEVPIVVAVNKIDRDNADPQKAIAGVAEHGLVPEAWGGETIFQEISALKNIGVEELLDQLLLVAEVEDLRAEPDGRASGVVLEANLDIGRGPVATVLVQRGTLKVGDPMVAGAAWGRVRALINDRGENVKEAGPSMPVQVLGLSEVAGAGDEFVVAPSEKVANRVADTREHWQRQSSLGREAHALSGGAKLEDIFEQIKRGEAATLNMVVKADVNGSLEAVTESLRKLERDEVKIGFVHRGVGGITENDIQLAAASNATIIGFNVRPERKARDLAEIEGVEIRTYEIIYKLLEDIEAAMVGMLAPAFEEVVTGDAEVREIFSVPRIGKIAGCYVTNGVITRNSKVRFLREGTIIWKGTVQSLRRFKDDATEVAAGYECGIGLSDFQDLKEGDIIETFEEREIERTLDS, encoded by the coding sequence ATGTGCTCACCGCTCGTTTATCACAAGGACTTTCGCCGGAACGTGCCATCCAATATTCGCGTGTACGAACTCGCCCGAGAGCTCGGTCTCACCAATGCCGAGACACTCGACCTCGCCGAGGGCCTCGGCATCGGGGTGAAGAGCCATTCATCGAGCATCGTCGACGCGCAGGCTGACCGGGTTCGCCGCAAGGCCGAGCGCGAGGGCCTGATCCGAGACGAGCAGCCGCCGGAGCCGGGCAAGAAGCCCGCCAAGAAGGCAGCCAAGAAGAGCGCCAAGAAGACGGCGAGCAAGAGCACGAAGAAGGCGGCGAAGAAGTCGGCCAAGGCGCCGGATCCGGAGCCTGCCGAGGATGCCGTCGAGACCCCCGAGGTCACCGACCCCGTCGAGGTCGAGGCGCCGGCCGAGGCCGCGACGCCGGCGGAAGTCGAGGCGCCGACCGAGATCGCACCGGCCGCTGAAGCGGCCGAACCCGAGGTGTCCGAACCCGTTGCCGAGACCCCGGCGCCCGAGGCTCCGGCCGAGCCCGAACCCGCCGCGCCTGCGCCCGAGGCGCCGGCTGCGCCGGCGCGCGTGATCTCGTCGAGTGGCAGCGGGGCACCGCCGAAGCGCACGACCGAGGAGCCGCCTCCCGCGGCTGCGCCGGTCGTCAAGAAGGTCGTCAAGAAGGTCGTCAAGAAGCTTGTCAAGAAGGTGGCGATCAATCCCAACGTGAAGCCGGGCGACGCCCCGACCTCCACGTCGGGCAAGCCGATCCCGCCGCCGCCGAGGTCGGCGACCGGTCGAGCGATTCCGCCTCCGCCGGGTGGTCGCGGCCCGCGCACGCCTGCGGGCGCGCCGTCGCGCAGTGGTCCGCCGTCGGGTGGCGGCATGCCGGGAGGACGTCGTCCGTCGGGCGGTCCGCGCGAGCAGGTCCCGGGCGCTGGTGCGCCCGGTCGTGGCGGCCCCGGTGGTGGCCGTGGTGGTCCCGGTGGTCCCAACCAGGGTCGCCGTCCGCCGCGCCGCAAGGGCCGTCGTCGTCGGAGCCGCGAAGAGCTCCAGCCGATGGACGCGCCGTCCTACACCCCGGACGACGCGCCGGTTCCCGAGGGCGAGATCGTCGTCGAGCGCGCCTCCACCGCACTGGACCTCGGTCCGAAGCTCAACCGCACCGCGGCCGACGTCGTTCGTTTCATGATGGAAGCCGGCGAGATGGTCACGGCCACCCAGTCGCTCTCCGATGAGATGATCGAGCTCTTCGCCGACGACGTCGGTGCCGAAATCCGCCTGGTGGATCCGGGTGAGGAGCAAGAGGTCGAGCTGCAGAAGCTGCTCGAGGTCGACGACGACGACGACGACGCGCCGCTGCGCCCGCCGGTCATCACGGTCATGGGCCATGTCGATCACGGCAAGACGCTGCTGCTCGACCGCATCCGTGATGCGAGCGTGGTCGAGGGCGAGGCTGGTGGCATCACCCAGCACATCGGTGCCTACCAGGTCGAACGCGACGGCCAGAAGATCACCTTCATCGACACTCCTGGTCACGAGGCGTTCACCGCCATGCGCGCCCGCGGCGCCGGTGCGACCGACATCGTCATCTTGATGGTGGCGGCCGACGACGGCGTGATGCCGCAGACCATCGAGGCGATCAACCACGCCAAGGCGGCCGAGGTGCCGATCGTGGTGGCGGTCAACAAGATCGATCGCGACAACGCCGATCCGCAGAAGGCCATCGCCGGCGTCGCCGAGCACGGTCTCGTGCCCGAGGCCTGGGGTGGCGAGACCATCTTCCAGGAGATCTCGGCACTGAAGAACATCGGTGTCGAGGAACTGCTCGACCAGCTTCTGCTGGTGGCCGAGGTCGAGGACCTCCGGGCCGAACCCGACGGCCGCGCCTCCGGCGTGGTTCTCGAAGCCAACCTCGACATCGGTCGTGGCCCCGTGGCCACGGTGCTGGTGCAGCGAGGCACCCTCAAGGTCGGCGACCCGATGGTCGCCGGTGCCGCCTGGGGCCGTGTGCGCGCGCTGATCAACGATCGCGGTGAGAACGTGAAGGAAGCCGGGCCCTCGATGCCCGTGCAGGTTCTCGGCCTCAGCGAAGTGGCCGGTGCGGGCGACGAGTTCGTCGTCGCTCCGTCGGAGAAGGTGGCCAATCGTGTCGCCGACACCCGTGAACACTGGCAGCGCCAGTCGAGCCTGGGCCGTGAGGCCCATGCGCTCTCCGGTGGCGCCAAGCTCGAGGACATCTTCGAGCAGATCAAGCGGGGCGAGGCAGCCACGCTCAACATGGTCGTCAAGGCCGACGTCAACGGTTCGCTCGAGGCGGTCACCGAGTCGCTGCGCAAGCTCGAACGCGACGAGGTCAAGATCGGCTTCGTGCATCGTGGCGTGGGCGGTATCACCGAGAACGACATCCAGTTGGCGGCCGCGTCGAACGCCACCATCATCGGGTTCAACGTCCGTCCCGAACGCAAGGCCCGTGATCTGGCGGAAATCGAGGGTGTGGAGATCCGCACCTACGAGATCATCTACAAGCTGCTCGAGGACATCGAGGCGGCAATGGTCGGCATGCTTGCCCCTGCCTTCGAAGAGGTCGTCACGGGCGACGCCGAGGTGCGCGAGATCTTCAGCGTTCCCCGCATCGGCAAGATCGCCGGTTGCTACGTCACCAACGGCGTCATCACCCGCAACTCGAAGGTTCGCTTCCTGCGCGAGGGGACGATCATCTGGAAGGGCACGGTGCAGTCGCTCCGCCGCTTCAAGGACGATGCCACCGAGGTGGCTGCGGGCTACGAGTGCGGTATCGGCCTCTCCGACTTCCAGGACCTCAAGGAAGGCGACATCATCGAGACCTTCGAGGAACGCGAGATCGAGCGCACGCTCGATTCCTAG
- the nusA gene encoding transcription termination factor NusA: protein MNQDMMEALQALASERGISVDALFAALADALESAYKRMPGAYEYAWVTINPETMEFQVFAQELDDDGEPIGEEFEVTPDDFGRIAAQTARQVMTQRIREAERELKYEEYAGREGDIVTGMIQQTDARYTLLDLGRVEALLPQAEQVPYERPDSNVRIKAYIVEVRKTAKGPQIVVSRTHPGLVKRLFELEVPEIADGVVEIKACAREPGHRTKIAVYSNDSNVDPVGACVGARGARVRQVVNELRGEKIDIVPFSEDLDEFIMKALSPAKVTQVRPDPETGDCDVIVPDFQLSLAIGKEGQNARLASRLTGWGINIKSETQLAEEEAYGDVEWAEGEWVTDPESGEQVWQPADGGDAVSAADWAEAVDEKTADAGDDTADAGDDSEPAATDADTGESAPTDAVPADAGDDTADAGDDTEPAPTDAGPADAGASTADAGEETV, encoded by the coding sequence ATGAACCAAGACATGATGGAAGCACTCCAGGCGCTCGCCTCCGAGCGAGGCATCTCCGTCGATGCGCTGTTCGCGGCATTGGCCGACGCGCTCGAGTCCGCCTACAAGCGGATGCCCGGCGCGTACGAGTACGCGTGGGTGACGATCAATCCCGAGACCATGGAGTTCCAGGTCTTCGCGCAGGAGCTCGACGACGACGGCGAGCCGATCGGCGAGGAGTTCGAGGTCACCCCCGACGACTTCGGTCGGATCGCCGCGCAGACGGCTCGTCAGGTGATGACCCAGCGCATTCGCGAGGCCGAGCGGGAGCTCAAGTACGAGGAGTACGCAGGGCGCGAGGGCGACATCGTCACCGGCATGATCCAGCAGACCGATGCCCGCTACACGCTGCTCGACCTCGGTCGGGTCGAGGCGCTGTTGCCGCAGGCCGAGCAGGTGCCCTACGAGCGTCCCGACTCCAACGTGCGCATCAAGGCCTACATCGTCGAGGTCCGCAAGACGGCGAAGGGCCCGCAGATCGTGGTCAGCCGTACCCACCCGGGTCTGGTGAAGCGCCTGTTCGAGCTCGAGGTGCCCGAGATCGCCGACGGCGTCGTCGAAATCAAGGCCTGCGCCCGCGAACCAGGGCACCGCACCAAGATCGCCGTGTACTCGAACGACTCCAACGTCGACCCGGTGGGTGCCTGTGTGGGCGCTCGCGGGGCCCGTGTGCGTCAGGTCGTCAACGAGTTGCGGGGCGAGAAGATCGACATCGTGCCGTTCTCGGAGGATCTCGACGAGTTCATCATGAAGGCGCTGTCCCCGGCCAAGGTCACTCAGGTTCGCCCCGACCCCGAGACCGGCGATTGTGACGTCATCGTGCCCGACTTCCAGCTGTCGCTGGCGATCGGCAAGGAGGGGCAGAACGCCCGCCTCGCCTCCCGTCTGACCGGCTGGGGCATCAACATCAAGAGCGAGACCCAGCTGGCCGAGGAAGAGGCCTACGGCGATGTCGAGTGGGCCGAAGGCGAATGGGTCACCGACCCCGAGTCGGGCGAACAGGTCTGGCAGCCCGCCGATGGCGGCGATGCCGTGTCCGCCGCCGACTGGGCCGAAGCCGTCGACGAGAAAACCGCCGATGCCGGCGACGACACCGCGGATGCCGGCGATGACAGTGAGCCCGCAGCGACGGACGCGGACACTGGCGAGTCCGCACCGACGGACGCGGTCCCGGCGGATGCCGGCGACGACACCGCGGATGCCGGCGACGACACCGAGCCCGCACCGACGGACGCGGGTCCGGCGGATGCCGGCGCAAGCACCGCGGATGCCGGCGAAGAAACGGTCTGA